A single Anopheles funestus chromosome 2RL, idAnoFuneDA-416_04, whole genome shotgun sequence DNA region contains:
- the LOC125763733 gene encoding myotubularin-related protein 14 isoform X3, which translates to MNCEILPQDIQSLLEYFAKNMYRAKDCENGNDVMHRCNVLLQQDYSVIEISNTTGELSSHYPSTLLIPEYEYKNLSSSSGNNTQAPAGGTTNGFASINDFLTRSGPTGQQQAPQQPPTTPSAPNAGPGQQTIYETTYDGNKLRDLINKARFARCRARFPLPVILYKGKYICRSATLSGGPEIYGRSGLDYLFYSLDSTATSPTLDEEAYEARETSLPEDTFEEPITNSDWQLFDRVRSQDIKLLKTLNVGTIVDFMVEKKKVKFGMNVTSSEKVDKENRYAEFKIISLPYPGCEFFRDYRDNNYSGEGLVFDWSQAHVDANIGVPDDTVTAQLQIDWENYKDWDLVKITQNYLKLLLRYLQDSSSGLLIHCISGWDRTPLFVSLLRLSLWADGAIHQSLSAAQILYFTIAYDWLLFGHNLPDRLNKGEVIFFFCFYALKYIAEDEYSILGQRYKSKHSSGSSSIGVIRTDSESMLDGILLDGESRGSSVSLNSTCSCLSGRSSSQHDTQTCISVGANGAVNTPSSGGINVTIGGSSIHHHATSGSRPIVGVHNSHDDSLNASNGNGWLAHSHDSNSSIGCISNDSTTNLSNHCAWSPQPKRTSPVSVPVASRLRQRQESTSSLSVGSWQMISGTGSLRSTDSATELHHAPPQHNQHHHHHHHHHHQHNHNTHQQQQHQPQFHHVYSNHYGNNHGTTADTTATTPNANQHHHHGAGHVPPCTAPHLPHMQQSQDSSCCTILDDECFSSSYSHDFYAMRRERLNQVRTLFYNCYYSTIAFKFKSVPDSALGSLLGNFAEKVGLAHRTSV; encoded by the exons ATGAATTGCGAAATACTACCGCAGGACATCCAATCATTATTGGAATACTTCGCCAAGAACATGTACCGCGCGAAGGATTGTGAAAAT GGCAATGACGTTATGCATCGGTGTAACGTACTACTTCAGCAGGACTACAGCGTAATCGAGATCAGCAACACTACCGGTGAACTATCCTCGCACTATCCCAGCACGCTGCTGATACCGGAGTACGAATACAAGAACCTTTCAAGCAGCTCAGGCAACAATACTCAGGCACCAGCCGGCGGTACCACCAATGGTTTCGCCAGCATTAACGATTTTCTCACACGGTCGGGCCCAACCGGTCAGCAACAAGCGCCTCAACAGCCACCAACAACACCGTCCGCACCAAATGCCGGTCCAGGACAGCAAACCATATATGAAACGACGTACGATGGTAATAAGCTGCGCGATCTTATTAACAAAGCCCGATTCGCCCGATGCCGGGCAAGGTTTCCGCTGCCGGTCATACTGTACAAGGGCAAGTACATCTGCCGCTCGGCCACACTGTCCGGGGGGCCGGAGATTTATGGGCGGTCCGGATTGGATTACCTCTTCTATAGCCTAGATTCAACAGCTACCTCACCGACGCTAGATG AGGAAGCGTACGAAGCGCGTGAAACTTCACTGCCGGAGGACACGTTCGAGGAACCGATCACAAACAGCGACTGGCAGCTGTTCGATCGTGTGCGCAGCCAGGACATTAAGCTGCTCAAGACGCTAAACGTTGGCACGATCGTGGACTTTATGGTCGAAAAGAAGAAGGTAAAGTTCGGCATGAACGTCACGTCCTCGGAGAAGGTCGACAAGGAAAATAGGTACGCCGAGTTTAAAATTATCTCGCTACCGTACCCGGGTTGCGAATTTTTCCGCGACTATCGTGACAATAATTACTCCGGCGAAGGGCTCGTTTTCGACTGGTCGCAGGCACACGTCGATGCCAACATCGGTGTACCGGACGATACGGTAACGGCACAGCTACAGATCGACTGGGAAAACTATAAAGATTGGGATCTGGTAAAGATCACACAAAACTATCTGAAGCTGTTGCTGCGCTATCTGCAGGACAGCAGCTCGGGTTTGCTGATACACTGCATCAGCGGTTGGGATCGAACACCACTGTTTGTGTCGCTGTTGCGTCTGTCACTGTGGGCCGACGGTGCCATCCATCAGTCGCTGAGTGCGGCACAGATCCTTTACTTTACAATCGCGTACGATTGGTTGCTGTTTGGCCACAATCTGCCCGATCGTTTGAACAAAGGCGAGgtgatatttttcttctgcttctatGCCTTAAAGTATATCGCCGAGGACGAGTATAGCATTTTGGGACAACG TTATAAAAGTAAACACAGCAGCGGTAGTAGCAGTATAGGAGTGATACGGACGGATAGCGAATCCATGCTGGACGGTATACTGCTGGATGGGGAAAGCAGAGGCTCGAGCGTTTCACTCAACTCCACGTGCAGTTGCTTGAGTGGCCGAAGCTCGTCCCAACACGACACTCAGACGTGCATCAGTGTCGGTGCGAACGGTGCAGTAAATACGCCCAGTAGTGGTGGAATTAATGTAACGATCGGTGGTTCCAGCATCCATCATCATGCTACGAGCGGTagccgcccgattgtcggtgtTCACAACTCACATGACGACAGCTTGAATGCAAGCAATGG CAATGGCTGGTTAGCGCATAGTCACGATAGTAATAGCAGTATTGGATGCATATCGAACGATAGTACTACTAATCTCAGTAATCATTGCGCTTGGTCACCGCAACCGAAAAG AACTAGTCCCGTCTCAGTGCCGGTAGCGAGCAGATTAAGACAGCGTCAGGAGTCTACGTCCTCTTTATCGGTTGGTAGCTGGCAGATGATTTCTGGCACCGGTAGTCTTCGCAGTACCGATTCGGCAACGGAACTACATCATGCTCCACCGCAACATaaccagcatcatcatcatcatcatcaccaccaccaccaacacaatCATAATactcaccagcagcaacaacaccagcCACAGTTCCATCATGTATATAGTAATCATTACGGTAACAATCATGGAACAACGGCAGATACAACCGCGACGACGCCTAATGCtaatcagcatcatcatcatggtgCGGGACATGTGCCTCCTTGTACTGCTCCCCATTTGCCGCATATGCAACAGTCGCAGGACTCTAGCTGCTGCACGATTCTGGACGATGAATGTTTCAGCTCCTCATACAGTCACGATTTTTACGCCAT GCGTCGTGAACGATTGAATCAAGTGCGAACATTATTTTACAACTGTTACTATTCGACGATtgcattcaaattcaaatcgGTACCGGATTCGGCGCTTGGTAGTCTGTTAGGGAACTTTGCGGAAAAGGTAGGACTTGCCCACCGGACTTCAGTTTAG
- the LOC125763733 gene encoding myotubularin-related protein 14 isoform X2, which produces MLCVFGHVSDCYFYPNHHHRPPTKLSRGYLRSVCHHGSIFLCYGRLFFTLYPSRLLVSLLLDWFKILFNLLLKNRIGNDVMHRCNVLLQQDYSVIEISNTTGELSSHYPSTLLIPEYEYKNLSSSSGNNTQAPAGGTTNGFASINDFLTRSGPTGQQQAPQQPPTTPSAPNAGPGQQTIYETTYDGNKLRDLINKARFARCRARFPLPVILYKGKYICRSATLSGGPEIYGRSGLDYLFYSLDSTATSPTLDEEAYEARETSLPEDTFEEPITNSDWQLFDRVRSQDIKLLKTLNVGTIVDFMVEKKKVKFGMNVTSSEKVDKENRYAEFKIISLPYPGCEFFRDYRDNNYSGEGLVFDWSQAHVDANIGVPDDTVTAQLQIDWENYKDWDLVKITQNYLKLLLRYLQDSSSGLLIHCISGWDRTPLFVSLLRLSLWADGAIHQSLSAAQILYFTIAYDWLLFGHNLPDRLNKGEVIFFFCFYALKYIAEDEYSILGQRYKSKHSSGSSSIGVIRTDSESMLDGILLDGESRGSSVSLNSTCSCLSGRSSSQHDTQTCISVGANGAVNTPSSGGINVTIGGSSIHHHATSGSRPIVGVHNSHDDSLNASNGTSPVSVPVASRLRQRQESTSSLSVGSWQMISGTGSLRSTDSATELHHAPPQHNQHHHHHHHHHHQHNHNTHQQQQHQPQFHHVYSNHYGNNHGTTADTTATTPNANQHHHHGAGHVPPCTAPHLPHMQQSQDSSCCTILDDECFSSSYSHDFYAMRRERLNQVRTLFYNCYYSTIAFKFKSVPDSALGSLLGNFAEKVGLAHRTSV; this is translated from the exons ATGCTTTGTGTGTTTGGACACGTTTcggattgttatttttatccaAACCACCATCACCGCCCACCAACCAAACTTTCCCGTGGTTACTTACGGTCGGTGTGTCATCATGGGTCCATCTTCCTGTGTTACGGCAGGTTGTTCTTTACACTGTATCCGAGCCGTCTATTAGTTTCTTTGCTGTTGGATTGGTTCaagattttattcaatttgctACTGAAGAATAGAATT GGCAATGACGTTATGCATCGGTGTAACGTACTACTTCAGCAGGACTACAGCGTAATCGAGATCAGCAACACTACCGGTGAACTATCCTCGCACTATCCCAGCACGCTGCTGATACCGGAGTACGAATACAAGAACCTTTCAAGCAGCTCAGGCAACAATACTCAGGCACCAGCCGGCGGTACCACCAATGGTTTCGCCAGCATTAACGATTTTCTCACACGGTCGGGCCCAACCGGTCAGCAACAAGCGCCTCAACAGCCACCAACAACACCGTCCGCACCAAATGCCGGTCCAGGACAGCAAACCATATATGAAACGACGTACGATGGTAATAAGCTGCGCGATCTTATTAACAAAGCCCGATTCGCCCGATGCCGGGCAAGGTTTCCGCTGCCGGTCATACTGTACAAGGGCAAGTACATCTGCCGCTCGGCCACACTGTCCGGGGGGCCGGAGATTTATGGGCGGTCCGGATTGGATTACCTCTTCTATAGCCTAGATTCAACAGCTACCTCACCGACGCTAGATG AGGAAGCGTACGAAGCGCGTGAAACTTCACTGCCGGAGGACACGTTCGAGGAACCGATCACAAACAGCGACTGGCAGCTGTTCGATCGTGTGCGCAGCCAGGACATTAAGCTGCTCAAGACGCTAAACGTTGGCACGATCGTGGACTTTATGGTCGAAAAGAAGAAGGTAAAGTTCGGCATGAACGTCACGTCCTCGGAGAAGGTCGACAAGGAAAATAGGTACGCCGAGTTTAAAATTATCTCGCTACCGTACCCGGGTTGCGAATTTTTCCGCGACTATCGTGACAATAATTACTCCGGCGAAGGGCTCGTTTTCGACTGGTCGCAGGCACACGTCGATGCCAACATCGGTGTACCGGACGATACGGTAACGGCACAGCTACAGATCGACTGGGAAAACTATAAAGATTGGGATCTGGTAAAGATCACACAAAACTATCTGAAGCTGTTGCTGCGCTATCTGCAGGACAGCAGCTCGGGTTTGCTGATACACTGCATCAGCGGTTGGGATCGAACACCACTGTTTGTGTCGCTGTTGCGTCTGTCACTGTGGGCCGACGGTGCCATCCATCAGTCGCTGAGTGCGGCACAGATCCTTTACTTTACAATCGCGTACGATTGGTTGCTGTTTGGCCACAATCTGCCCGATCGTTTGAACAAAGGCGAGgtgatatttttcttctgcttctatGCCTTAAAGTATATCGCCGAGGACGAGTATAGCATTTTGGGACAACG TTATAAAAGTAAACACAGCAGCGGTAGTAGCAGTATAGGAGTGATACGGACGGATAGCGAATCCATGCTGGACGGTATACTGCTGGATGGGGAAAGCAGAGGCTCGAGCGTTTCACTCAACTCCACGTGCAGTTGCTTGAGTGGCCGAAGCTCGTCCCAACACGACACTCAGACGTGCATCAGTGTCGGTGCGAACGGTGCAGTAAATACGCCCAGTAGTGGTGGAATTAATGTAACGATCGGTGGTTCCAGCATCCATCATCATGCTACGAGCGGTagccgcccgattgtcggtgtTCACAACTCACATGACGACAGCTTGAATGCAAGCAATGG AACTAGTCCCGTCTCAGTGCCGGTAGCGAGCAGATTAAGACAGCGTCAGGAGTCTACGTCCTCTTTATCGGTTGGTAGCTGGCAGATGATTTCTGGCACCGGTAGTCTTCGCAGTACCGATTCGGCAACGGAACTACATCATGCTCCACCGCAACATaaccagcatcatcatcatcatcatcaccaccaccaccaacacaatCATAATactcaccagcagcaacaacaccagcCACAGTTCCATCATGTATATAGTAATCATTACGGTAACAATCATGGAACAACGGCAGATACAACCGCGACGACGCCTAATGCtaatcagcatcatcatcatggtgCGGGACATGTGCCTCCTTGTACTGCTCCCCATTTGCCGCATATGCAACAGTCGCAGGACTCTAGCTGCTGCACGATTCTGGACGATGAATGTTTCAGCTCCTCATACAGTCACGATTTTTACGCCAT GCGTCGTGAACGATTGAATCAAGTGCGAACATTATTTTACAACTGTTACTATTCGACGATtgcattcaaattcaaatcgGTACCGGATTCGGCGCTTGGTAGTCTGTTAGGGAACTTTGCGGAAAAGGTAGGACTTGCCCACCGGACTTCAGTTTAG
- the LOC125763733 gene encoding myotubularin-related protein 14 isoform X1 gives MLCVFGHVSDCYFYPNHHHRPPTKLSRGYLRSVCHHGSIFLCYGRLFFTLYPSRLLVSLLLDWFKILFNLLLKNRIGNDVMHRCNVLLQQDYSVIEISNTTGELSSHYPSTLLIPEYEYKNLSSSSGNNTQAPAGGTTNGFASINDFLTRSGPTGQQQAPQQPPTTPSAPNAGPGQQTIYETTYDGNKLRDLINKARFARCRARFPLPVILYKGKYICRSATLSGGPEIYGRSGLDYLFYSLDSTATSPTLDEEAYEARETSLPEDTFEEPITNSDWQLFDRVRSQDIKLLKTLNVGTIVDFMVEKKKVKFGMNVTSSEKVDKENRYAEFKIISLPYPGCEFFRDYRDNNYSGEGLVFDWSQAHVDANIGVPDDTVTAQLQIDWENYKDWDLVKITQNYLKLLLRYLQDSSSGLLIHCISGWDRTPLFVSLLRLSLWADGAIHQSLSAAQILYFTIAYDWLLFGHNLPDRLNKGEVIFFFCFYALKYIAEDEYSILGQRYKSKHSSGSSSIGVIRTDSESMLDGILLDGESRGSSVSLNSTCSCLSGRSSSQHDTQTCISVGANGAVNTPSSGGINVTIGGSSIHHHATSGSRPIVGVHNSHDDSLNASNGNGWLAHSHDSNSSIGCISNDSTTNLSNHCAWSPQPKRTSPVSVPVASRLRQRQESTSSLSVGSWQMISGTGSLRSTDSATELHHAPPQHNQHHHHHHHHHHQHNHNTHQQQQHQPQFHHVYSNHYGNNHGTTADTTATTPNANQHHHHGAGHVPPCTAPHLPHMQQSQDSSCCTILDDECFSSSYSHDFYAMRRERLNQVRTLFYNCYYSTIAFKFKSVPDSALGSLLGNFAEKVGLAHRTSV, from the exons ATGCTTTGTGTGTTTGGACACGTTTcggattgttatttttatccaAACCACCATCACCGCCCACCAACCAAACTTTCCCGTGGTTACTTACGGTCGGTGTGTCATCATGGGTCCATCTTCCTGTGTTACGGCAGGTTGTTCTTTACACTGTATCCGAGCCGTCTATTAGTTTCTTTGCTGTTGGATTGGTTCaagattttattcaatttgctACTGAAGAATAGAATT GGCAATGACGTTATGCATCGGTGTAACGTACTACTTCAGCAGGACTACAGCGTAATCGAGATCAGCAACACTACCGGTGAACTATCCTCGCACTATCCCAGCACGCTGCTGATACCGGAGTACGAATACAAGAACCTTTCAAGCAGCTCAGGCAACAATACTCAGGCACCAGCCGGCGGTACCACCAATGGTTTCGCCAGCATTAACGATTTTCTCACACGGTCGGGCCCAACCGGTCAGCAACAAGCGCCTCAACAGCCACCAACAACACCGTCCGCACCAAATGCCGGTCCAGGACAGCAAACCATATATGAAACGACGTACGATGGTAATAAGCTGCGCGATCTTATTAACAAAGCCCGATTCGCCCGATGCCGGGCAAGGTTTCCGCTGCCGGTCATACTGTACAAGGGCAAGTACATCTGCCGCTCGGCCACACTGTCCGGGGGGCCGGAGATTTATGGGCGGTCCGGATTGGATTACCTCTTCTATAGCCTAGATTCAACAGCTACCTCACCGACGCTAGATG AGGAAGCGTACGAAGCGCGTGAAACTTCACTGCCGGAGGACACGTTCGAGGAACCGATCACAAACAGCGACTGGCAGCTGTTCGATCGTGTGCGCAGCCAGGACATTAAGCTGCTCAAGACGCTAAACGTTGGCACGATCGTGGACTTTATGGTCGAAAAGAAGAAGGTAAAGTTCGGCATGAACGTCACGTCCTCGGAGAAGGTCGACAAGGAAAATAGGTACGCCGAGTTTAAAATTATCTCGCTACCGTACCCGGGTTGCGAATTTTTCCGCGACTATCGTGACAATAATTACTCCGGCGAAGGGCTCGTTTTCGACTGGTCGCAGGCACACGTCGATGCCAACATCGGTGTACCGGACGATACGGTAACGGCACAGCTACAGATCGACTGGGAAAACTATAAAGATTGGGATCTGGTAAAGATCACACAAAACTATCTGAAGCTGTTGCTGCGCTATCTGCAGGACAGCAGCTCGGGTTTGCTGATACACTGCATCAGCGGTTGGGATCGAACACCACTGTTTGTGTCGCTGTTGCGTCTGTCACTGTGGGCCGACGGTGCCATCCATCAGTCGCTGAGTGCGGCACAGATCCTTTACTTTACAATCGCGTACGATTGGTTGCTGTTTGGCCACAATCTGCCCGATCGTTTGAACAAAGGCGAGgtgatatttttcttctgcttctatGCCTTAAAGTATATCGCCGAGGACGAGTATAGCATTTTGGGACAACG TTATAAAAGTAAACACAGCAGCGGTAGTAGCAGTATAGGAGTGATACGGACGGATAGCGAATCCATGCTGGACGGTATACTGCTGGATGGGGAAAGCAGAGGCTCGAGCGTTTCACTCAACTCCACGTGCAGTTGCTTGAGTGGCCGAAGCTCGTCCCAACACGACACTCAGACGTGCATCAGTGTCGGTGCGAACGGTGCAGTAAATACGCCCAGTAGTGGTGGAATTAATGTAACGATCGGTGGTTCCAGCATCCATCATCATGCTACGAGCGGTagccgcccgattgtcggtgtTCACAACTCACATGACGACAGCTTGAATGCAAGCAATGG CAATGGCTGGTTAGCGCATAGTCACGATAGTAATAGCAGTATTGGATGCATATCGAACGATAGTACTACTAATCTCAGTAATCATTGCGCTTGGTCACCGCAACCGAAAAG AACTAGTCCCGTCTCAGTGCCGGTAGCGAGCAGATTAAGACAGCGTCAGGAGTCTACGTCCTCTTTATCGGTTGGTAGCTGGCAGATGATTTCTGGCACCGGTAGTCTTCGCAGTACCGATTCGGCAACGGAACTACATCATGCTCCACCGCAACATaaccagcatcatcatcatcatcatcaccaccaccaccaacacaatCATAATactcaccagcagcaacaacaccagcCACAGTTCCATCATGTATATAGTAATCATTACGGTAACAATCATGGAACAACGGCAGATACAACCGCGACGACGCCTAATGCtaatcagcatcatcatcatggtgCGGGACATGTGCCTCCTTGTACTGCTCCCCATTTGCCGCATATGCAACAGTCGCAGGACTCTAGCTGCTGCACGATTCTGGACGATGAATGTTTCAGCTCCTCATACAGTCACGATTTTTACGCCAT GCGTCGTGAACGATTGAATCAAGTGCGAACATTATTTTACAACTGTTACTATTCGACGATtgcattcaaattcaaatcgGTACCGGATTCGGCGCTTGGTAGTCTGTTAGGGAACTTTGCGGAAAAGGTAGGACTTGCCCACCGGACTTCAGTTTAG
- the LOC125763736 gene encoding uncharacterized protein LOC125763736 isoform X1, producing the protein MFEQKWIKLATLSDNIRKTVLPFAAAFVLSFRIQCGKTTQLFRITNDAGQRNSKQCQQKPKQIKMSDCRECPFDPLHKIAAKKFAQHLVKCKRQHPDVKLVTCHFDTSHLVKEEMLREHMKTCSGRKDLMQYKNTVNNMPVASGFKLPDPADDLIYNSAGPSNQKGTGGISLQDDSECWDDFAYKAYDPLENCKSKLQNGKAFIIPNANRFAGQMKDAAVLKDNQAAADPDGVLVEQVAEAERASSLKNHDSIPHKERQYDRTYGCGSSNLGCIVKQEPSDYESESAGYSSSSKQYKDRDFGASSSSRRYEIQREKQYCINPEERSYRNRDRSRSDSSSGSDRKSPVYNGYFDGHAYHGSYETSRSHHHRDRYEANRNRSYRGANERHTDSDSSNRSYNYSKHKYKPYQRYM; encoded by the exons atgTTCGAACAAAAATGGATTAAATTGGCAACACTGTCAGATAACATTCGAAAAACTGTGTTGCCATTTGCCGCTGCATTCGTGCTGTCATTTCGTATTCAatgtggaaaaacaacacaattaTTTCGCATCACGAATGACGCGGGTCAACGAAACAGCAAGCAGTGTCAGCAAAA ACCAAAGCAAATCAAGATGTCCGATTGTCGAGAATGCCCGTTTGATCCGCTGCATAAAATCGCGGCCAAAAAGTTTGCACAGCATCTGGTCAAGTGCAAGCGTCAACATCCGGACGTAAAGCTTGTTACGTGCCATTTCGATACATCCCACCTAGTGAAGGAGGAGATGCTGAGGGAGCACATGAAGACTTGTTCCGGCCGGAAAGATTTGATGCAGTACAAGAATACTGTAAACAACATGCCTGTTGCCAGTGGTTTTAAACTACCTGACCCGGCTGATGATCTTATTTACAATTCAGCTGGACCCAGCAATCAGAAAGGAACCGGTGGAATTTCATTGCAAGACGATAGTGAGTGTTGGGATGATTTTGCTTACAAGGCTTACGACCCACTTGAAAACTGTAAATCTAAACTGCAGAATGGCAAAGCGTTTATTATACCCAACGCGAATAGGTTCGCGGGACAGATGAAAGATGCAGCAGTTTTAAAAGATAATCAAGCTGCGGCTGATCCAGACGGTGTGTTGGTGGAACAGGTAGCGGAGGCAGAACGTGCAAGTTCATTGAAGAATCACGATAGTATTCCACATAAAGAGCGACAGTACGATAGAACGTACGGTTGTGGATCAAGCAATCTTGGCTGTATTGTAAAGCAAGAACCGAGTGATTATGAAAGCGAAAGTGCTGGATACAGTTCAAGCAGTAAGCAATATAAAGATAGAGATTTTGGGGCAAGTTCCAGTTCCAGGCGGTACGAGATACAACGTGAAAAACAATACTGCATCAATCCAGAAGAGAGATCATATAGAAACAGAGATCGATCACGGTCGGATAGTAGCAGTGGTAGCGATCGGAAGAGCCCCGTATATAATGGATATTTCGACGGACATGCATATCACGGAAGTTATGAAACTTCCCGTAGCCACCATCATAGAGATAGATATGAAGCAAATCGAAACAGAAGTTACAGGGGAGCAAATGAAAGACACACCGATAGCGACTCTAGCAATAGATCGTACAATTATAGTAAGCATAAGTACAAGCCCTACCAGAGATATATGTGA
- the LOC125763736 gene encoding uncharacterized protein LOC125763736 isoform X2 — protein MSDCRECPFDPLHKIAAKKFAQHLVKCKRQHPDVKLVTCHFDTSHLVKEEMLREHMKTCSGRKDLMQYKNTVNNMPVASGFKLPDPADDLIYNSAGPSNQKGTGGISLQDDSECWDDFAYKAYDPLENCKSKLQNGKAFIIPNANRFAGQMKDAAVLKDNQAAADPDGVLVEQVAEAERASSLKNHDSIPHKERQYDRTYGCGSSNLGCIVKQEPSDYESESAGYSSSSKQYKDRDFGASSSSRRYEIQREKQYCINPEERSYRNRDRSRSDSSSGSDRKSPVYNGYFDGHAYHGSYETSRSHHHRDRYEANRNRSYRGANERHTDSDSSNRSYNYSKHKYKPYQRYM, from the coding sequence ATGTCCGATTGTCGAGAATGCCCGTTTGATCCGCTGCATAAAATCGCGGCCAAAAAGTTTGCACAGCATCTGGTCAAGTGCAAGCGTCAACATCCGGACGTAAAGCTTGTTACGTGCCATTTCGATACATCCCACCTAGTGAAGGAGGAGATGCTGAGGGAGCACATGAAGACTTGTTCCGGCCGGAAAGATTTGATGCAGTACAAGAATACTGTAAACAACATGCCTGTTGCCAGTGGTTTTAAACTACCTGACCCGGCTGATGATCTTATTTACAATTCAGCTGGACCCAGCAATCAGAAAGGAACCGGTGGAATTTCATTGCAAGACGATAGTGAGTGTTGGGATGATTTTGCTTACAAGGCTTACGACCCACTTGAAAACTGTAAATCTAAACTGCAGAATGGCAAAGCGTTTATTATACCCAACGCGAATAGGTTCGCGGGACAGATGAAAGATGCAGCAGTTTTAAAAGATAATCAAGCTGCGGCTGATCCAGACGGTGTGTTGGTGGAACAGGTAGCGGAGGCAGAACGTGCAAGTTCATTGAAGAATCACGATAGTATTCCACATAAAGAGCGACAGTACGATAGAACGTACGGTTGTGGATCAAGCAATCTTGGCTGTATTGTAAAGCAAGAACCGAGTGATTATGAAAGCGAAAGTGCTGGATACAGTTCAAGCAGTAAGCAATATAAAGATAGAGATTTTGGGGCAAGTTCCAGTTCCAGGCGGTACGAGATACAACGTGAAAAACAATACTGCATCAATCCAGAAGAGAGATCATATAGAAACAGAGATCGATCACGGTCGGATAGTAGCAGTGGTAGCGATCGGAAGAGCCCCGTATATAATGGATATTTCGACGGACATGCATATCACGGAAGTTATGAAACTTCCCGTAGCCACCATCATAGAGATAGATATGAAGCAAATCGAAACAGAAGTTACAGGGGAGCAAATGAAAGACACACCGATAGCGACTCTAGCAATAGATCGTACAATTATAGTAAGCATAAGTACAAGCCCTACCAGAGATATATGTGA
- the LOC125763741 gene encoding uncharacterized protein LOC125763741 codes for MSLGPFFRSPFTDLTASMVNFQQYHKCGELEMASIDCLEAYGTVRGAKKCADLLADFQECAFMTKQIARFRAMRMERHRQGWNGERKGDEYYAPPPRVDAF; via the exons ATGTCGCTGGGACCGTTCTTCCGTTCGCCGTTTACCGATTTGACCGCATCGATGGTAAACTTCCAGCAGTACCACAAGTGTGGTGAGCTGGAGATGGCTTCGATCGATTGCCTGGAAGCGTACGGTACTGTGCGAGGTGCGAAAAAGTGTGCCGATCTGCTGGCCGATTTTCAGGAGTGCGCGTTTATGACGAAACAGATTGCACGATTCCGG GCCATGCGCATGGAAAGACATCGTCAGGGATGGAATGGAGAACGCAAGGGTGACGAATATTACGCTCCACCACCACGTGTTGATGCTTTCTAG